In the genome of Desulfitibacter sp. BRH_c19, one region contains:
- a CDS encoding isochorismatase: MPKKMLLVIDMLNDFMHPDGKLNCGEDAESITPFVIQKVNEFIKANEPIVLVKDAHIINDLEFERFPAHCIKETWGATVIEELTFLEMYPKVNSIEKKRHSAFHNTNLEEILKRENPDEIYITGVCTNICVLYTVEELCNRDYRVIVYKDGVASFDTEAHRFALQQMENVLGAEII, from the coding sequence ATGCCAAAAAAAATGTTGCTAGTAATTGATATGCTAAATGATTTTATGCATCCTGATGGAAAATTGAATTGTGGTGAAGATGCTGAAAGTATTACCCCCTTTGTGATCCAGAAAGTTAATGAATTTATTAAAGCTAACGAGCCTATTGTTTTGGTAAAGGATGCGCACATCATAAATGATTTGGAATTTGAACGTTTTCCAGCTCATTGTATTAAGGAGACCTGGGGCGCAACAGTCATTGAAGAATTAACTTTTTTAGAAATGTATCCCAAGGTGAATAGCATAGAAAAGAAACGTCATAGTGCATTTCACAACACAAATCTGGAAGAAATACTAAAAAGGGAAAATCCTGATGAGATATATATAACAGGCGTTTGCACTAATATTTGTGTACTTTATACTGTTGAAGAGCTTTGCAACAGAGATTATAGAGTAATCGTATATAAGGATGGGGTAGCAAGTTTTGATACCGAGGCCCATAGGTTTGCACTTCAGCAAATGGAAAATGTATTGGGTGCAGAAATTATATAG